Proteins co-encoded in one Astatotilapia calliptera chromosome 18, fAstCal1.2, whole genome shotgun sequence genomic window:
- the pex5lb gene encoding PEX5-related protein, whose product MYQVQLVGEQQESRPLLSPSIDDFLSETRSDTPSARPLTSNTAVLSTALDLVDLSELGESSGGSNKERRRSPLRKKGSSKSPRRRAKPEETELIQVQVEHLPASPRTPERISLDSVSLSSPLEKWEEVNLDVEDGGRRRRYEKRCTSHHSSSELLWSAEFKTDPLTKNSFNIHSFDDLDFISSTQDCGASRQRRRTRSLLLRNESLEDEFVRAKAAVESDTEFWDKMQAEWEELARRNWLEDSEDQQPVPPTVSPAEKGYYFNTNNPYRDWPNVFAEAQEKAREGDLNTAVLLLEAAILQDPQDSEAWQLLGMTQADNENEQAAIVSLQRCLELRPNNLPALMALAVSFTNSGMQREAGDVLRRWICHNPRYKHLVQDSRSPLRGSPAMPCRSPHASTPARCELQDVLLLFQEAALLNLDCVDPDLQTGLGVLFNLSSDFDKAVEAFSAALSVRPQDYLLWNRLGATLANGNRSEEAVEAYTRALELQPGFIRSRYNLGISCINLGAHREAVSNFLTALNQQRRSQRCSQQQMSANIWAALRIAISMMDRPELFQAANMGDLDLLMRAFDMSDV is encoded by the exons CTGGTCGGGGAGCAGCAGGAGAGCCGGCCCCTACTGAGCCCCTCCATCGATGACTTCCTGTCGGAGACCCGGAGCGACACCCCCTCCGCCCGACCGCTCACCTCCAACACAGCAG TTCTGTCCACAGCTCTGGATCTGGTGGACCTCAGCGAGCTGGGGGAGAGCAGCGGGGGGAGCAACAAGGAGCGGAGGAGGAGCCCTCTGAGGAAGAAGGGCAGCTCGAAGAGTCCGCGACGCCGAGCCAAACCCGAGGAGACGGAGCTGATCCAGGTGCAGGTGGAACACCTGCCCGCTAGTCCCAGAACACCTGAGAGGATCTCCCTGGACTCAG tcaGCCTGTCGTCTCCTCTGGAGAAATGGGAGGAGGTGAACCTGGACGTGGAGGACGGCGGGCGCAGGAGGAGATACGAGAAGAGATGCACCTCCCATCACTCGTCCAGTGAACTGCTGTG GTCGGCAGAGTTTAAAACCGACCCGCTGACCAAGAACAGCTTCAACATCCACAGCTTCGACGACCTCGACTTCATTTCTTCAACGCAG GACTGCGGGGCGTCCCGGCAGCGCAGACGGACTCGCTCTCTGCTGCTCAGGAACGAGTCTCTGGAGGACGAGTTTGTCCGGGCGAAAGCTGCTGTGGAG tcGGACACAGAGTTCTGGGACAAGATGCAGGCTGAGTGGGAGGAGCTCGCTCGGAGGAACTGGCTGGAGGACTCCGAGGACCAGCAGCCGGTCCCGCCCACTGTCTCACCTGCAGAGAAG GGTTACTATTTCAACACCAACAACCCGTACAGAGACTGGCCCAACGTCTTCGCCGAGGCTCAGGAGAAAGCTCGGGAGGGAGACCTGAACACTGCCGTGCTGCTGCTGGAGGCCGCCATCCTGCAGGACCCGCAGGACTCAGAG GCGTGGCAGCTTCTGGGCATGACTCAGGCTGACAACGAGAACGAGCAGGCCGCCATCGTGTCGCTGCAGAG GTGCCTGGAGCTCCGCCCCAACAACCTGCCGGCCCTCATGGCGCTCGCCGTCAGTTTCACTAACAGCGGCATGCAGCGGGAGGCCGGCGACGTGCTGCGCCGCTGGATCTGTCACAACCCGCGATATAAACACCTGGTCCAGGACAGCAGGAGTCCGCTACGGGGCTCCCCGGCCATGCCGTGCAGGAGCCCCCACGCCTCCACACCTGCCAG gtgTGAGCTGCAGGACGTGCTGCTCCTCTTCCAGGAGGCGGCTCTGCTGAACCTGGACTGTGTGGATCCCGACCTGCAGACCGGGCTGGGAgtcctcttcaacctgagctcGGACTTCGACAAGGCGGTGGAAGCTTTCAGTGCAGCGCTGTCTGTCAGGCCACAG GACTACCTGCTGTGGAACCGTCTGGGAGCCACGCTCGCCAACGGAAACCGCAGCGAGGAGGCGGTGGAGGCGTACACCAGAGCTCTGGAGCTGCAGCCCGGATTCATCCGCTCGCGGTACAACCTGGGAATCAGCTGCATCAACCTGGGAGCGCACAG GGAGGCGGTCAGTAACTTCCTCACGGCGCTGAACCAGCAGAGGCGGAGTCAGCGCTGCAGCCAGCAGCAGATGTCGGCTAACATCTGGGCCGCCTTGCGGATCGCCATCTCAATGATGGACCGCCCCGAGCTGTTCCAGGCCGCCAACATGGGCGATCTAGACCTGCTGATGAGGGCCTTCGACATGAGCGACGTCTGA